The genome window AATTTTTTGTAGCAATtgataaattgttgaaattttttgtatattgaaattttatttattttgaaaatttaatttataattaatcgttgttttaattatattctaatattaattaatatatttttaattacattaacaaaatcatcaaataataaaagtaataatattttaatgttaagaagatttggatcagtgaatattAGTGATTCAAATTTGGACCATTACTGATCCAATCATTTTTTAGTCCACAGTTGGAGTGATTTGGAGCAGcctcaaatttgaattttggaTCACGGTTGGAGATGCCTTTGACAGCTTGATTTGGCTGTCAGTTCACATGTAAACGGTAAAGGTATTCGGAACTTATAAGTCtaagaaatttattgatattttttatataaaaaatttattagtcAACTTCTAATTTACAAAGAaactttgaaaattgaaaatccatacttattaataatttattttaatttttgaaatttgattttacaaaaatataaaaactatttttaaaaataatttatagtaatttattttcataataaaaattttTATACTAGCGtgctataaataaaaaaaattatccaaacacacaaatcaaatttttattcaattattaataactttttaattaaataagtaaactcttttttttataattaagtcAAACCCTCACAGTTGTCCCGATTAATCAAGGATAAGAAATGTAAACATAACTATAAACGGCAAGGCAAAAGATGATAATGGCCGCACGTTGAGCAGATTAATACAGTAAGCAAAATTTTCCCTCCAACTTACTCGAGTGAGCAAACTGCACACAAGTACAATAATGACTGTTGGTATATGGTACGGTAAAGCAACTGATGTGATACGCAGGCTTAGTTACATGTACGTGCTCTCTCCGTCGCTCTAGATTCTTTACCGTTTTTTCTTTTAGACGTCCcactcatttttttatattataaaatttttctaaaatagttaatagctctttatttttttactttttcttctttttcacactatttttactccactatctctttttTATACCTCAGTGCCTGAGGACGGAGGGAGCATAGCCGACTGACAAAGGTGAAGGAGATcatgtaattatattttactcGATGATGTAATCATATTTTACTCCATGCAGGACtcattttaacattattttaaaatataattttataatttatttttaatatttttttgaataaaaatttaatcattaaatttttatttggaaaaagaaaatcttaaaaataagttataaaattatatttatggaAACATTAAACTGCGTGCCAAATAGTgaacgtataaaattaaatgggacagcgatagtatacttatatttatatatttattttcagaaagatattaatatatattttgtacaaGTAAGAAACTGTTTTTGAGAAATAAAATATGGTCACAATTATCAAGGGATTTTTGAGTAGGCCAACATGCAACTTAGAATAACAgaagatggcacacactttgAACTTCCTAAAATATAAagcatagtttcataatattttatatattttaaaaaaatttaaaaattaatatgaaattatattttatagaaaccTTCAAATAGGAGTATATATTATCATCATCGAGTTTTGACTGGTTTAGATTTCATGAAATGcaaacttaaatatttttagaaattataaaaattaaatctaaatcaaaatttaaaaaccagGAGTTAAATTTACATTCgaattttgaatttcaaattcaatttgaaatttagatTTCGGCATGGATTTCACAAACTAcacataccagttcaatattaGATTTGGATCGAGATAAACTTAACCTCCACCTTTCTATGGTTGAGAAAGTCTTTTTATCATGCATGGTTATAAACATATACGCTGACattagttaaaaagaaaaataatcatGGCAAAGTTTTTATCTTAACACTACAATATAATTACAATAAAATAGTTTGAttcaaacacacaaataaaGTACAAAAAGAAATTATTGATATTCCGGCAATTTATGAGACACTACAAAATTACCAACCAATCAAATCCGTCACACAAGAACCAATGGGAGAGTTTctctttttattcttttaagcTGGCTCTGTACTACTCATCAGTCTGTAGTAGTAGTCCGTACTACACCTGAGCTAGCACAACCCTAGCCAAGAGTAGAATAAAACAGTGGTCAATCAAAAGTCCAAAAAGATTAGTACAGTAATTAATTAAAGCACGCAGTTTCCGAGCCTGCTAATTATTCTGCCGCCTGTGCATGTAGCTAGGGTTTTTAGGTTGATTGTCCTGGCAATATTAATTAGAcaataattaagtaattaattaaCGTCTTCTGGCGGCAGTTTCTCTCTGAGCATTGAAGAAAACAGCAGCCACGGGTAAGCCAAGATTGTTATTAGCTGCAAAGCGTCGAGCATTGAAATTATCTCTTGAACATGGGAGATGATTCACTGTCTGCCTCCCACTCTGCTTGTACAAAATGTACACAAACCTGTGTATCCCTATGTTTGGCCTTGGGATCTCATAGCTCACAATCTCCGTTCCTGTTCATCATACATATTTTTGGATATATAGTAGTATTAGAACAACatgatttaattataattaatctgGTTTTGTCAATATTCGTATATACTTATTGCATTACCAAATGTTGCATCAGTGGTGCCTGGAATGTCTGTCACTATCCTGCacattaaaatatttacaagaAATATATGAGTCgaatatgataatataattctattccagttgaaaaatattaatatattcatcATTAATGCATAAATattccatttttttaaaatctataaattatttcaGATGCAGGTCTAAGCGCAACCATCTAGAATATCAAGGTCTAGCTATAATATACATTTAAAGTAGAGGATGCATATAGATCTCATTTACATGCACTGCATATTTTTAAATCTGTAGACTGACTTAAAATTAGAAGTCAGATTTGGTATAACATGTCTAGCTAGAAAGCTCATGATATACACGAAAAAGAAATGAAACTAGCAGATTTAAACTGGAGTTTAAGCTGGATATTGAAGAATACCAGTGGAGGTGTTCCCTCAGGTAAGGATCACTAGGTCCTGGAACATCCGGGTCTGTCAGGACCTGTACATACACAAATTAAACAgataaattaattgatttatataAAACAGAAATATATAGTGAACTTGCAGGAACATATTTACATGTAGCTAGAGCTATTTAATTGTTTTACCAGGGTGAAGAAAGTCCTGAGATCACCACCATGAACCTCAACCCTAGGTTTAGCACTAACTGCCGAAGGAAAGAGCTCATGACCATTGCAGACTAGTTTGGTGCTGTAAGTGATGGACATTTTTATCGAAGGAATGAAATGATCCAGCACATCTCCGATAACTTTTCCTACAATCAATGGTTCTAACTCTCTGATCGCCATCGATTTCTGTGTTTGTGTTGTGTTTTATAGAGAGAGTATGTGTAGGCAGCTCCTCGGTAATAGGAGAACTGATGGGGGATGGATTTGTTAGATTGTTGAAGGGGCTGTTGTTATTTATATAACAGTTTGATTAGTACATACAGACTTATTTTTGACTAAGGAAATAAGCAACaagattaatatttaaattacaaaagtAGCATGAGTGCTTCCACCAATCAGATGCTACAAAACTCTTTATATAAGGATTGAGATAAAGAATTAGCAGCTATCCGACAAAATTCAGGTGTTTTTAACAGATCCCACATAGGGATAATAATATCTACTAATGTGTTTAGGGCAGCCAAACATTTTTGTATTTTtcgttttttaaatttattttctgattttgtattttctgaaaattatatttaaaaataaagtcaAACATCATATTTCCTGAAAACTactttttatttgtaattatgacaaataattttttaatatgaaaCCTAAGAACCACTTACTAATCTACTCTATATAAGTTCAATAGTAGGAGTACAATTTTGCATGTTACCTAGTACAATAATGGCATCTTACTAGCGACACATTTTAGTCTCTCAGAAACCCTAAAAGAGACAGAGGACCCGGGGCCCCTTATTCacaatatttctaagaaaatCGATTATACTCATCCAACTAAGAGGCACACATGCATTTGGTCGACGCCAGACAATGATGTGCATAACTTTACAGAGTTTGCAATTGTGTGTTCAAATTTAGAGGGTCAGTGTTCTATATATGTTCAATTTattagacaatctgagattaatatttgattaatttttaataaatatttgattaatttattaattatattttgatttaattaaaattttcaatttatcaaaaaattccTCTCATAAATCATGATAAAATACAGAATCACTAGGTTACTCTAGGATAGCTTAActatttttgatgattacagATATGTTTCGAGATGTAATTCGGCCATTGCAGATTGCTATTTTACTTTATTGCATCACAAGCAGCTTATACAGTAACATTCTggcttcatatatatatatatatatatatatatatatatatatatatatatatatatatatatatatatatatatatatatctgcacAAGACCGTCGGGGACTTTTTTGAGGCCCTATGCTGACTTTAAGAATAAGGCcctgacaaaacaaaattttaatatatttaaaataacaaaatatcatTAACAAAATTagactgaattttttttttttttagtagttAGACTTAAATATGTGTGTGGCCGTGTGGGATTTACTGCTTGTACAGTGTACTACTCCCTCcctctcaatttataggtcccttttggaaaaaaaaacttgtcccaaaatacttgtccctctcttctttcaatacaaatttatctacatattaattgtgattttttttgaaactcaacattattctcatttctcaatgcactaaatcactatatttattgtgatttttttgaaactcaactatattctcatttatcaatgcactaattaatgatacatgagataagattctatctaaccaacctttttcttaatatgtgtgtttattccaaaatggacctataaattgagacggagggagtagtttgtGGGGAGAGAGAAAGAATAAGAAGAGACGTGCATGGCTGGGTCTTGGGAGTTGAGAATTGATTAGTGTTTGAATCaaataatggtaaaaattaaaaagatattaatattatattatatttctcATGAGTATACCAAAAGATAGAAAGAAGTATTCATAAATTAGGGGCCCTAAATTTTTACGGGCTCTGTGCTGTTGCACTTGTTGCACTCCCTCAAAACCGGCCCGGTATCTGCACATGCTTATAAAGAGTGTACCAGACCCTTTTGTTAAGTTTACCAGAGTACTAGTGTACTACTGTTATATATATACCAGAAGAGCGCTATATGCTTACTACAATTTACATATACAATAGAATATGTATACATGCTTCAAAAATCTGCTATATATACCCTCTAATGTTGTCCGGTTCTTATTCTAATGACGAATTAAAAGTTGACGATAttatttcgtcaaaaaaaaaaaaaaaaaagttgacgATATTATTGAGTATTGATCAATGTCTTGGGCCAGTTTaagattttgattattatatcagaatttgattttaaaaagatacttttttttattttatttattatatataaatatcttctctggtaaaatttaaaatcaataatttaatattatactcGGATATTGTGCATGGcatgggactgagggagtattaCTTACTCCctcctttttttaatatttgacgttttgatTTTTGGCACATATCTTTAGGTGAGTTGAccgaatattaaaaaatattatatttgattgatttttttttgaattaaaattttgattatatatttttatttagaaaaaaaatttaaaaaataataaatttaatcacTCGGTCAAAGCAGTTAAACATACGTGCCCAAAgtcgtcaaatattaaaaaacggaGGAGGATTATCTTGAGATCGGAAAAGAACAAAATGTCAGCTATCAAAAGAAGAACAAAATGTCCACTAATTAGGCATACGTTTGCACTTGCATCCAACTAGTCGAGATGCCCAAACACTTAAAATATGAGACAGATCGGACTATAATAAAATGATTAGCTTGTGTGTGTGCACATCTTTAACTACAAATGTTGGATCCCAACTCAGCCATTTGTcaggttttaatttttatttcttctcCCCAACAGAAAAGGAAATATATTGAGCTAATCTGAGATCTATTTCTACCTGAACACCAGAAATGGACAAGGAGAATCCCTTCTTTTTCATTTCGGGTAATGCTAGGTATAATTTGCATGACACCATTCCAGGGACTATTCCTAATATAGACATGAACTATACTCCTTAAAGAAATCTATTGAGAAAAGATAGACCTACACGTTCAAATCTTGATTCTCAGATCACATGACTTATATATTGCTTAGTGCTCCAGGCATAAAGTGACTCCACCGgctattttgtatatattagtATAGTGGTGAGCGGTCAtctcaaagctaaagaaaaACAGAGGGAAATACCAGAGGTCTCGAATCAGTTCTATCTCATTATTTGATTATGAAATAATGAAT of Daucus carota subsp. sativus chromosome 3, DH1 v3.0, whole genome shotgun sequence contains these proteins:
- the LOC108213286 gene encoding CEN-like protein 2; protein product: MAIRELEPLIVGKVIGDVLDHFIPSIKMSITYSTKLVCNGHELFPSAVSAKPRVEVHGGDLRTFFTLVLTDPDVPGPSDPYLREHLHWIVTDIPGTTDATFGTEIVSYEIPRPNIGIHRFVYILYKQSGRQTVNHLPCSRDNFNARRFAANNNLGLPVAAVFFNAQRETAARRR